GGCAGGACCCTGACCGACCTCAGGAAGCACGCCAAGGAGCTCGGGGTGACGGGCATAACGGCCCTCCGGAAGGACGATCTCGTCATCGCCATACTCAAGGAACAGACCGAGCAGATGGGTTTCCGCTTTGGGGGAGGCACCCTGGAGGTGCTGGCCGAGGGTTACGGTTTCCTGCGCCCGAGGGGACTCCTGCCCAGCGATCACGACATCTATGTTTCGGCTTCTCAGATAAGGCGCTTCGGCCTTCGGAACGGCGACCTGGTATGGGGCCTCATCAGGCCGCCCAAGGAACAGGAGCACTACGAGGCGCTGCTCCGGGTCGAGGTCGTGAATTATTCCGACCCGGAAGAGGCCAGGAAAAGGCCCCACTTCGAGAAACTCACCCCTATCTTCCCCGATGAAAGACTGGTGCTCGAGACCAAGCGTTCCGAACTGACCACGAGGGTCATTGACCTCTTCTCCCCCATAGGCAAGGGTCAGAGAGCCCTCATCGTTTCGCCCCCCAAGGCCGGCAAGACCACGGTCCTCAAGAATATAGCCAACGCGGTGACGACAAACCAAAATGACGTCATCCTCATGGTCCTTCTCGTGGACGAGCGTCCCGAGGAGGTCACCGACATGGCCCGGTCCGTCGATGGAGAGGTCATAGCCTCTACCTTCGACCGGCCCGCCGAGGAGCACATGAGGGTCGCCCACTTGGCGTTGGAGAAGGCCAAGCGCCTGGTCGAGGTCGGCAGGGACGTGGTGCTCCTGCTGGACTCCATCACCAGGCTCGCCAGGGCCTCCAACCTGGTCGTGCCGCCCTCGGGGAAAACCCTCTCGGGGGGGATGGACCCGGCTGCGCTTTACTTCCCCAAGAGGTTCTTCGGCGCGGCCCGGAACATCGAGGAGGGCGGGAGCCTGACGATAATAGGCACGGCCCTTATCGACACCGGCAGCAGGATGGACGAGGTAATCTACGAGGAGTTCAAGGGGACCGGCAACATGGAGGTTCACCTTTCGAGGAAGCTTTCGGAGCAGCGCATCTTCCCCGCCATCGATATCACCCGTTCCGGCACGAGGCGCGAGGAGATGCTCATGGACCCCGACGAACTGCAGCGGGTCTGGACCCTTAGAAGAAGGATCACGAACGTCGACGAGGCCGAGGTGCTCAACCTCATCCTCGGCAAATTGAGGAGCACGGCCACCAACAGCGAGTTCCTGGCGACCATCAAGCTGTCGCAGGGCAAAGAGTGAGGGGGGCACTGAGTCGATGAACGGTTGGGGACAGAGAGGAAACACGAGATTTTCCGGAAAAGTAGGGTTCTGGGCTGTCATAGGCACAATGATGAGCGCGGCGCTGTTTCTGACAGCGTGCGCTTTTTCCACATCGGGGGTGTCAGCCCCGTCGTTGATGGGAAGCGCCGGTAAGGCTTCATCTATCATGGACCTCCCATCGGGTTTCATCGTGGTGGATGTTTCCCACTCCCTGGTCCAGGAAGTTCCCGAGGAGGAGCTGGTGGCCCTGGGG
This region of Thermovirga sp. genomic DNA includes:
- a CDS encoding transcription termination factor Rho; its protein translation is MDADGTTETQSTTEPLPAVENAANADEGETETRRIPRPRHNFANLSGRTLTDLRKHAKELGVTGITALRKDDLVIAILKEQTEQMGFRFGGGTLEVLAEGYGFLRPRGLLPSDHDIYVSASQIRRFGLRNGDLVWGLIRPPKEQEHYEALLRVEVVNYSDPEEARKRPHFEKLTPIFPDERLVLETKRSELTTRVIDLFSPIGKGQRALIVSPPKAGKTTVLKNIANAVTTNQNDVILMVLLVDERPEEVTDMARSVDGEVIASTFDRPAEEHMRVAHLALEKAKRLVEVGRDVVLLLDSITRLARASNLVVPPSGKTLSGGMDPAALYFPKRFFGAARNIEEGGSLTIIGTALIDTGSRMDEVIYEEFKGTGNMEVHLSRKLSEQRIFPAIDITRSGTRREEMLMDPDELQRVWTLRRRITNVDEAEVLNLILGKLRSTATNSEFLATIKLSQGKE